A genomic segment from Drosophila willistoni isolate 14030-0811.24 chromosome 2L unlocalized genomic scaffold, UCI_dwil_1.1 Seg168, whole genome shotgun sequence encodes:
- the LOC26528938 gene encoding mitochondrial chaperone BCS1 has product MIFEDLLSNLSTNPYFGAGFGLFGIGAGAAILRKGLQGSLILFRRHLMITLEVPCRDKSYQWLLKWISIKGARKTQHLSVETSFTQNDNGQIKTSYAFIPSVGKHVFQYKGNWIQIERTREQQTLDLHMGIPWESVTLTAFGNNKHIYYDILEEARQLALQSTEGKTIMYTAIGAEWRPFGHPRRRRPISSVILDEGISERIIVDCNDFIHNSIWYTQRGIPYRRGYLLYGPPGCGKSSFITALAGELEYSVCLLNLSDKGLTDDRLNHLLNVAPEQTIILLEDIDAAFASRESTSHQKSAYEGMNRITFSGLLNCLDGVASTEARIVFMTTNYLDRLDPALIRPGRIDVKEYVGHCTDHQLKEMFKKFFENSDDVEVSKFVKGVKSLHRSVSPAQIQGFFMKHKSSTPLTVINSCNDIFDNGLN; this is encoded by the coding sequence ATGATTTTTGAAGATCTATTGTCAAATCTATCCACGAACCCATATTTTGGGGCTGGATTTGGATTGTTTGGAATTGGTGCTGGTGCTGCAATACTAAGAAAAGGATTACAGGGCAGTCTAATTCTCTTTCGCCGTCACTTAATGATAACATTAGAAGTTCCGTGTAGGGATAAATCGTATCAATGGCTTCTAAAATGGATATCAATAAAGGGAGCTCGAAAAACACAACACTTAAGTGTTGAGACGTCTTTTACGCAAAACGACAACGGTCAAATAAAAACTAGCTATGCATTTATTCCAAGTGTCGGAAAACATGTATTCCAGTATAAAGGTAATTGGATTCAAATTGAACGGACTAGAGAGCAACAAACATTAGACCTTCACATGGGTATACCTTGGGAGTCAGTGACTTTAACGGCTTTTGGAAACAATAAACATATATACTACGATATATTGGAAGAAGCACGCCAACTTGCACTACAATCTACTGAAGGAAAAACTATAATGTACACAGCAATCGGTGCCGAATGGAGACCTTTTGGGCATCCTCGACGACGGCGTCCCATATCTTCAGTTATTTTAGATGAAGGAATCTCCGAAAGAATTATTGTTGACTGCAATGATTTCATTCACAATTCAATTTGGTATACACAGCGCGGAATTCCTTATCGAAGAGGTTATTTGCTATATGGACCACCGGGATGCGGTAAATCCAGCTTTATAACAGCACTGGCGGGTGAGCTTGAATACAGTGTTTGCTTGTTAAATTTGTCTGATAAGGGTCTTACTGATGATAGACTGAATCATCTTTTGAATGTGGCTCCTGAACAAACAATAATTCTACTTGAGGATATTGATGCGGCTTTTGCTTCTCGAGAATCCACTTCCCATCAAAAATCTGCATATGAAGGAATGAATCGAATTACATTTAGTggattattaaattgtttagaTGGTGTCGCATCAACAgaagctagaatagttttcaTGACAACAAATTATCTAGACCGATTGGACCCTGCCCTAATTCGTCCTGGCAGAATAGATGTAAAAGAATATGTTGGCCATTGCACCGATCATCAGCTGaaagaaatgtttaaaaagttttttgaaaataGCGACGACGTGGAAGTTTCTAAATTTGTAAAGGGAGTAAAGTCCTTACATCGCTCCGTTAGTCCAGCTCAAATACAAGGATTTTTTATGAAACATAAGTCGTCTACACCTCTAACGGTTATTAATTCTTGTAATGATATCTTCGATAATGGTTTAAATTGA